A window of Dickeya zeae NCPPB 2538 contains these coding sequences:
- the speG gene encoding spermidine N1-acetyltransferase: MPEIHEVVRLRPLERDDLTFVHQLDNNASVMRYWFEEPYEAFVELSDLYDKHIHDQSERRFIIEHDATKVGLVELVEINHIHRRAEFQIIIDPAHQGQGYASAAARLAMDYGFSILNLYKLYLIVDKENQKAIHIYTKLGFEVEGELIHEFFTNGEYHNAIRMCIFQHQYLAKYKHPGNKNTEDAITR; encoded by the coding sequence ATGCCGGAGATCCACGAAGTCGTACGTCTGCGCCCGCTAGAGCGTGACGACCTCACCTTTGTTCATCAGTTGGATAATAACGCCAGCGTTATGCGCTACTGGTTTGAAGAGCCTTACGAGGCATTTGTCGAATTGAGCGACCTGTACGACAAACACATCCACGACCAGAGCGAACGTCGTTTTATTATTGAGCACGACGCCACCAAAGTCGGTCTGGTGGAACTGGTGGAAATCAACCATATCCACCGTCGCGCCGAATTTCAGATAATCATCGATCCAGCCCATCAGGGGCAAGGTTATGCCAGCGCCGCCGCGCGACTGGCAATGGATTACGGCTTTTCAATTCTCAACCTCTACAAGCTGTACCTGATCGTAGACAAAGAGAACCAGAAAGCCATCCACATCTACACCAAACTAGGCTTTGAAGTGGAAGGCGAGTTGATTCATGAGTTCTTCACCAACGGCGAATACCACAACGCCATCCGTATGTGCATCTTCCAGCATCAGTATCTGGCGAAGTACAAACACCCCGGCAACAAAAACACTGAAGACGCGATAACACGCTGA